From one Fodinicurvata sp. EGI_FJ10296 genomic stretch:
- a CDS encoding VOC family protein: protein MLTQIKGLHHVTSLAADAQQNNDFFTKLLGLRRVKKTVNFDEPSVYHLYYGDEVGTPGSIITYFPFPNIAEGRPGAGEVSQTVFAVPEGSLGYWAERLAAQGVAGLREDESFGEKRLGFQGPDGDGFVLAEVADDPRAPWAGGPVPAADGVHGFRGMTMRLRDGGATAELLKFMNYEEVDRKGAVTRYAVRGGNGADVVDLEVLPDATPARQGAGSVHHVAFAVEDRAAQLEVRKALMDTGYNVTPVIDRDFFWAIYFRTPGGVLFEVATNEPGFDRDEDTAHLGEALRVPAQHAHLRDRIEARLQPIID from the coding sequence ATGCTGACCCAGATCAAAGGCCTGCACCATGTCACGTCGTTGGCAGCGGATGCGCAGCAGAACAATGACTTCTTCACCAAGCTTCTCGGCCTTCGCCGGGTCAAGAAGACGGTCAATTTCGACGAGCCCAGCGTCTATCACCTCTATTACGGCGACGAGGTCGGCACGCCGGGCAGCATCATCACATACTTCCCGTTCCCCAATATCGCCGAAGGCCGCCCCGGCGCGGGCGAGGTCTCGCAGACAGTCTTTGCGGTGCCGGAAGGCTCGCTCGGCTATTGGGCGGAGCGGTTGGCAGCACAGGGCGTCGCGGGGCTCCGGGAGGATGAGAGCTTCGGCGAAAAGCGGCTTGGTTTCCAGGGGCCTGATGGCGACGGCTTCGTGCTCGCCGAGGTGGCGGACGACCCGCGCGCGCCATGGGCTGGCGGCCCGGTGCCCGCGGCGGACGGCGTGCACGGCTTTCGCGGCATGACCATGCGGCTGCGCGACGGCGGTGCCACGGCTGAACTGCTGAAGTTCATGAACTACGAGGAGGTGGACCGCAAGGGAGCGGTGACGCGCTATGCGGTCAGGGGCGGCAACGGCGCGGACGTCGTCGACCTGGAGGTCCTGCCGGACGCCACACCGGCGCGTCAGGGGGCGGGCTCCGTCCACCATGTCGCCTTCGCCGTCGAGGACCGCGCTGCGCAACTCGAAGTGCGCAAGGCTCTGATGGACACGGGATATAACGTCACGCCGGTGATCGACCGCGATTTTTTCTGGGCAATCTACTTCCGCACCCCGGGCGGCGTGCTCTTCGAGGTCGCGACCAACGAGCCCGGCTTCGACCGCGACGAGGATACCGCGCATCTGGGCGAGGCATTGCGCGTTCCAGCCCAGCACGCACATTTGCGCGACCGGATCGAAGCGAGACTTCAGCCGATCATCGACTGA
- a CDS encoding GNAT family N-acetyltransferase — protein MIELKTPFRPATEADAQQLADLVNFAGEGLPLYIWESMAEKDQDPWDVGRSRQAAKAREGEIIVMDFGAGAVAGLTGYAIGAQPTPVGEDLPPLFRPMVELENRALDSWYINVLACYPEYRGRGIGSQLLHLAERIAQDQGMRRMSLIVASNNSGARRLYERNDYSETARLPCVKEGWKSDADDWVLLTKPL, from the coding sequence ATGATCGAACTCAAGACCCCCTTTAGGCCCGCCACTGAAGCCGATGCACAACAACTGGCAGATCTTGTCAACTTTGCTGGAGAAGGGCTACCCCTTTACATCTGGGAAAGCATGGCCGAAAAGGATCAGGACCCGTGGGATGTAGGCCGAAGCCGACAGGCGGCAAAGGCGCGGGAAGGCGAAATCATCGTAATGGATTTCGGAGCCGGAGCCGTTGCTGGGTTGACCGGTTACGCAATTGGCGCGCAGCCAACCCCTGTTGGTGAAGATTTGCCGCCTTTGTTCCGACCGATGGTGGAACTGGAAAACAGGGCTCTCGACAGCTGGTACATCAACGTTCTTGCCTGCTATCCGGAGTATCGTGGACGAGGGATCGGATCGCAGCTGCTCCATTTGGCAGAAAGAATCGCGCAAGATCAGGGTATGAGACGGATGAGTCTGATTGTCGCGAGCAACAATTCAGGGGCCCGCCGTCTTTATGAGCGGAACGATTATTCAGAGACCGCGAGATTGCCATGCGTGAAGGAAGGCTGGAAGTCTGATGCTGACGACTGGGTTCTCCTGACGAAACCGCTTTAA
- a CDS encoding Lrp/AsnC family transcriptional regulator encodes MTDSRPLDDFDRRLLACLQADGRLTNNELSDRINLSPSQCSRRRSRLEADGFILGYHARLDRAKLGYGIVNIISVTLATHNRDNARRFADLVRGLPQVLEAHALTGEMDYFLKVVTTDLKGLSEFVNDILLPHESVQHVKTSIVLDSLKEDDALPL; translated from the coding sequence ATGACGGACTCCAGGCCCCTCGATGACTTCGACCGTCGATTGCTCGCCTGCCTGCAGGCCGATGGGCGCCTGACCAATAACGAGTTGTCGGACCGGATCAATCTGTCGCCGTCGCAATGCTCGCGCCGGCGCTCGCGGCTGGAGGCCGACGGCTTCATCCTCGGCTATCACGCCCGGCTCGACCGGGCGAAGCTCGGCTATGGCATCGTCAATATCATCTCGGTGACGCTGGCGACCCACAACCGCGACAACGCCCGCCGGTTCGCGGACCTGGTGCGGGGATTGCCACAGGTTCTGGAAGCGCACGCCCTGACCGGCGAAATGGATTACTTTCTCAAGGTCGTGACGACCGACCTCAAGGGCCTTTCCGAATTCGTGAACGACATTCTGCTGCCGCACGAGTCGGTCCAGCACGTCAAGACCTCGATCGTGCTGGACTCGCTGAAGGAAGACGACGCCCTGCCACTATAG
- a CDS encoding copper chaperone PCu(A)C has protein sequence MKKTFLAASLAAFMAAGVAIAHHGETPVEVGAMAVSHSWTQETSATAHSMSVFTTIDNHGEESDRLISAGTDFADAGVFRAPVLSEDGALQVVDVPAVEIAPGQTLTLEPGGVHIVLPDVQQAFLEGDHFHMDLEFEKAGSVRVAVDVDHGHDDDDARDHDRAS, from the coding sequence ATGAAGAAGACTTTCCTGGCCGCATCGCTGGCGGCATTCATGGCGGCTGGCGTGGCCATTGCCCATCACGGCGAAACGCCAGTTGAAGTCGGGGCGATGGCGGTCAGCCATTCCTGGACCCAGGAAACCTCGGCAACTGCCCATTCCATGTCCGTGTTCACCACCATCGACAATCATGGCGAGGAATCCGACCGCCTGATTTCGGCCGGCACCGACTTCGCGGATGCAGGTGTATTCCGGGCGCCGGTCCTGAGTGAGGACGGGGCGCTTCAGGTCGTCGATGTCCCCGCCGTGGAGATCGCCCCCGGCCAGACCCTGACGCTGGAGCCCGGCGGCGTCCACATCGTGCTGCCCGATGTCCAGCAGGCATTCCTTGAAGGCGATCACTTCCACATGGATCTGGAATTCGAGAAGGCCGGAAGCGTGAGGGTCGCGGTGGACGTCGATCACGGTCATGATGATGACGACGCCCGCGATCACGACCGCGCGTCCTGA
- a CDS encoding alpha/beta hydrolase, translating into MSIDAYVHISRRPEPGAALIFTFHGTGGDEHQFTDLVARILPRAGVIAPRGDVSELGANRFFRRTGEGVYDMDDLAARTAKMTGFISAHRAANPGAPVLALGYSNGANILASVLFEAPELFDRVVLMHPLIPWQPEPNPGLPGAKVLITAGRRDPICPLPLTEALVDYLEIQDAAVELTLHDGGHEVRQQEIDAVAAFLTRPD; encoded by the coding sequence ATGTCCATCGACGCCTATGTTCACATCTCGCGGCGGCCGGAACCCGGCGCCGCCCTGATCTTCACCTTTCACGGCACCGGCGGCGACGAGCATCAGTTTACCGATCTGGTCGCCCGGATTCTGCCGCGGGCCGGCGTTATCGCGCCGCGCGGCGATGTTTCGGAACTCGGCGCCAACCGCTTCTTCCGCCGCACGGGCGAGGGCGTCTACGACATGGACGACCTCGCCGCGCGTACCGCGAAGATGACCGGTTTCATCAGTGCCCATCGCGCAGCGAACCCCGGCGCGCCGGTCCTTGCGCTGGGCTATTCCAACGGGGCAAACATCCTCGCTTCGGTTCTGTTCGAGGCGCCCGAGCTTTTCGACCGCGTGGTGCTGATGCACCCGCTGATCCCGTGGCAGCCGGAGCCGAACCCCGGCCTCCCCGGGGCGAAGGTCCTGATTACCGCCGGCCGCAGGGACCCGATCTGCCCGCTGCCGCTGACGGAGGCGTTGGTCGACTATCTCGAAATCCAGGATGCCGCGGTCGAACTCACATTGCACGACGGCGGCCATGAGGTGCGCCAGCAGGAAATCGACGCCGTCGCCGCTTTCCTAACCCGCCCCGACTGA
- the hmgA gene encoding homogentisate 1,2-dioxygenase: MTLAEHPGTYMPGFGNDFETEALPGALPQGQNSPQRCAYGLYAEQLSGSPFTAPRGTNERSWLYRIRPSVRHSGRFKPVDRPWWRTAPAIDDHGLPLGQLRWAPLPMPVEPTSFIDGIRTMTTAGDALNQAGMAAHTYAFNADMVDDYFSNADGEMLIVPQEGAIGVATELGVMDVAPAEICVVPRGMVIKVTRGAGVDAARGYVCENYGAKFTLPDRGPIGANCLANPRDFKTPVAAYEDKETPCRHHIKWCGGFHVTELGHSPLDVVAWHGNYAPYKYDLRTFSPVGAILFDHPDPSIFTVLTAPTEEAGTANVDFVIFPPRWAVAENTFRPPWFHRNIMSEFMGLVYGRYDAKEEGFVPGGMSLHNMMLPHGPDAQAFEKASTADLAPVKLDNTLAFMFETRFPQQVTRFAATTEMLQDDYPDCWTGLERRFDGTP; encoded by the coding sequence ATGACCTTGGCCGAGCATCCCGGGACCTATATGCCCGGATTCGGAAACGATTTCGAGACCGAGGCCCTGCCGGGCGCCTTGCCCCAGGGTCAGAACTCGCCGCAACGGTGCGCCTATGGCCTTTACGCCGAACAGCTTTCAGGCTCGCCGTTTACCGCGCCACGCGGCACGAACGAGCGGTCGTGGCTCTATCGCATCCGGCCCAGCGTGCGCCATTCCGGGCGATTCAAGCCGGTCGACCGCCCCTGGTGGCGAACGGCGCCGGCCATCGACGATCACGGCCTGCCGCTGGGCCAGCTTCGCTGGGCGCCGCTGCCGATGCCGGTGGAACCGACCAGCTTTATCGATGGCATCCGCACCATGACCACCGCCGGCGATGCGCTGAACCAGGCCGGCATGGCCGCGCATACCTATGCCTTCAATGCCGACATGGTGGACGACTATTTCAGCAACGCCGACGGCGAGATGCTGATCGTGCCACAAGAGGGCGCGATAGGCGTGGCGACCGAACTGGGCGTCATGGATGTCGCGCCGGCGGAAATCTGCGTCGTGCCGCGCGGTATGGTGATCAAGGTGACACGGGGCGCCGGGGTCGACGCAGCGCGCGGCTATGTCTGCGAGAACTACGGGGCGAAATTCACGCTGCCGGATCGCGGCCCGATCGGGGCCAACTGCCTCGCCAACCCGCGCGATTTCAAGACGCCGGTTGCGGCATACGAGGACAAGGAGACGCCGTGCCGCCACCACATCAAGTGGTGCGGCGGGTTCCATGTCACGGAACTGGGGCATTCGCCGTTGGATGTCGTGGCCTGGCACGGCAACTATGCGCCATATAAATACGATCTGCGGACGTTCTCGCCGGTCGGCGCGATCCTGTTCGACCACCCCGATCCGTCGATCTTCACCGTGCTGACCGCCCCGACCGAGGAAGCGGGTACGGCGAATGTCGATTTCGTCATCTTCCCGCCCCGCTGGGCCGTGGCCGAGAACACCTTTCGGCCGCCATGGTTCCACCGGAACATCATGTCCGAGTTCATGGGGCTGGTTTACGGCCGCTATGATGCCAAGGAAGAGGGCTTCGTGCCGGGCGGCATGAGCCTGCACAACATGATGCTGCCGCACGGACCCGACGCCCAGGCCTTCGAGAAAGCATCGACAGCCGATCTCGCACCGGTCAAGCTGGACAACACGCTCGCCTTCATGTTCGAGACGCGGTTTCCCCAGCAGGTGACGCGGTTCGCGGCGACGACTGAAATGCTGCAGGACGACTATCCCGATTGCTGGACGGGATTGGAGCGACGGTTCGACGGGACACCGTGA
- a CDS encoding maleylacetate reductase, whose protein sequence is MDIFQQEFALSQPALRVSFGPGRRRTLPEEAERLGAQRAVVLSTPRHEGLGQELAGALGPLAAGVLPRAQMHTPVEVTAAALDDVLAMRADCLVAVGGGSAIGLSKALALRTGLPQIALPTTYAGSEATPVLGQTKEGRKTTITDARVQPAVILYDAELVRALPLPITAASAMNAIAHAAEGLYARDRNPIATLLAIEGMKAFRNALPTVCRDPQDLEARGETLYGAWLCGTVLAQVGMALHHKLSHVLGGSFGLPHAETHAILLPHTIAYNAGAVPELLQPVAEVFDGDSPGKALHDFARRINAPRALRDIGMKEKDIMTAAEIALGSPYWNPRELNLQGIAALLRAAWSGDAPLW, encoded by the coding sequence ATGGATATATTTCAGCAGGAATTCGCGCTCTCGCAGCCGGCGCTGCGCGTTTCGTTCGGCCCCGGCCGGCGCCGGACGCTTCCCGAGGAAGCCGAGCGGCTGGGCGCACAGCGAGCCGTGGTCCTGTCGACCCCCCGGCACGAAGGGCTGGGGCAGGAGCTTGCGGGGGCGCTGGGGCCGCTGGCCGCCGGCGTTCTGCCGCGAGCGCAGATGCACACGCCGGTCGAGGTGACCGCGGCCGCTCTCGACGATGTCCTGGCGATGAGGGCCGACTGCCTCGTCGCCGTCGGCGGCGGTTCGGCCATCGGTCTCTCGAAGGCGCTGGCGTTGCGCACCGGCCTGCCGCAGATCGCCCTGCCCACCACTTATGCCGGTAGCGAGGCGACACCGGTTCTCGGGCAGACGAAGGAAGGGCGAAAGACGACGATCACCGACGCGCGGGTGCAGCCCGCGGTCATCCTCTACGACGCGGAATTGGTGCGCGCCCTGCCGCTGCCGATCACGGCGGCGAGCGCCATGAACGCCATCGCGCATGCGGCTGAAGGTCTCTACGCGCGCGACCGCAACCCGATCGCCACACTTCTGGCGATCGAGGGAATGAAAGCCTTTCGCAACGCCCTGCCGACGGTCTGCCGCGATCCGCAGGATCTGGAGGCCAGAGGCGAGACGCTCTATGGCGCATGGCTGTGCGGAACGGTGCTGGCGCAGGTGGGGATGGCGCTGCACCACAAACTGAGCCACGTCCTCGGCGGATCGTTCGGTCTTCCTCATGCGGAAACACACGCGATCCTGCTTCCGCACACCATCGCCTACAATGCCGGCGCAGTTCCCGAACTGCTGCAACCGGTGGCGGAGGTGTTCGACGGCGACTCCCCCGGGAAGGCGCTTCACGACTTCGCCAGGCGCATCAACGCGCCGCGCGCCCTTCGGGATATCGGCATGAAGGAAAAGGATATCATGACGGCGGCCGAAATCGCGCTGGGGTCTCCCTACTGGAACCCGCGCGAGTTGAATCTGCAGGGAATCGCTGCACTTCTGCGCGCTGCCTGGTCCGGTGACGCGCCTCTGTGGTAG
- a CDS encoding fumarylacetoacetate hydrolase family protein, whose translation MKLATLKDGTRDGRLVVVSRDITRYTEVAHIAPTLQAALDDWASVSVRLDEVAATLAAGTAPAHRFHEREAHSPLPRAYQWADASAYVNHVELVRKARNAEMPDSFWTDPLMYQGGSDSFLAPRAPIVMPEDESLGIDMEGEVAVIVDDVAMGASEDDARNAIRLIMLVNDVSLRALVPGELAKGFGFFQSKPSSAFSPVAVTPDELGDAWDGGKVHLPLLVSYNGAAFGRANAGVDMTFDFPRLIAHAARTRPLSAGTIIGSGTVSNKEGDGPGRPVADGGAGYSCIAEIRMIETIRDGAPKTPFMRFGDTVRIEMKDDNGRSIFGAIEQTVEPYRE comes from the coding sequence ATGAAATTGGCCACACTGAAGGACGGTACCCGCGACGGGCGCCTTGTCGTCGTCTCCCGCGACATAACCCGGTACACCGAGGTGGCGCATATCGCACCGACCCTGCAGGCCGCGCTTGATGACTGGGCGTCGGTGTCGGTCCGGTTGGACGAAGTGGCCGCGACGCTGGCCGCCGGGACCGCACCGGCCCATCGCTTCCATGAACGTGAGGCCCATTCGCCCCTGCCGCGCGCCTATCAGTGGGCGGATGCGTCGGCTTACGTCAACCACGTCGAACTGGTGCGCAAGGCCCGGAATGCCGAGATGCCCGACAGCTTCTGGACCGATCCGTTGATGTATCAGGGCGGATCGGACAGCTTCCTCGCGCCGCGCGCGCCGATTGTCATGCCCGAGGATGAAAGTCTGGGCATCGATATGGAGGGGGAAGTTGCCGTCATTGTGGATGACGTCGCCATGGGCGCGAGCGAGGACGACGCCCGCAACGCGATCCGGCTGATCATGCTGGTCAACGACGTGTCGCTGAGGGCCCTCGTTCCCGGCGAGCTGGCCAAGGGTTTCGGCTTTTTCCAGTCCAAGCCGTCGTCGGCGTTCTCGCCGGTCGCCGTGACGCCCGATGAACTGGGCGATGCCTGGGACGGCGGCAAGGTCCATCTGCCGCTGCTCGTCAGCTATAACGGCGCCGCGTTCGGCCGGGCGAATGCCGGCGTCGACATGACCTTTGATTTTCCGCGCCTGATTGCCCATGCCGCGCGGACTCGCCCGCTGTCCGCCGGTACGATCATCGGCTCCGGGACGGTGTCGAACAAGGAAGGCGATGGGCCGGGCCGCCCGGTGGCTGACGGCGGGGCGGGGTATTCCTGCATCGCGGAAATCCGCATGATCGAGACCATCCGCGACGGCGCGCCAAAGACGCCGTTCATGCGCTTTGGCGACACCGTCCGCATCGAAATGAAGGACGACAACGGACGGTCGATCTTCGGGGCGATCGAACAGACGGTGGAGCCGTATCGCGAATAG
- a CDS encoding IclR family transcriptional regulator, whose protein sequence is MADRNNDDGEPEILAPEELVQQDGKWFLRHRNKSATWAEPKGSVPALDKGIRILAFLNEQENAGSTLAAIASTLNITRSHCHGLLKTLVAHDWLYFDERAKAYRLNAGVLRDFSSLLDDRSHVAFVRPYLESVCRQTGVPTIVSRVLPDGSFVVADKVSAPLEMEISYPIGHWFPRDAPVQMRAHLAWRSPDEIDAWFSQWEPHQYSHRTVTDRADIQTELIETRRRGYARSIGEFTDGLMALALPIFSPNGAVQFIISCISTYPTLVQKEAGTVAELVKAASEIHGLFGSIIPDDFPRPVARHGSQAL, encoded by the coding sequence TTGGCGGACAGAAATAACGATGACGGCGAACCGGAAATCCTGGCGCCGGAAGAACTCGTTCAACAGGACGGCAAGTGGTTTCTCAGACACCGCAACAAGTCCGCCACCTGGGCCGAGCCAAAAGGCTCCGTGCCCGCGCTCGACAAGGGGATCCGCATCCTGGCTTTTCTGAACGAGCAGGAGAATGCGGGATCGACCCTGGCCGCCATAGCGTCGACGTTGAACATCACCCGCAGCCATTGCCACGGACTATTGAAAACGCTCGTGGCACATGACTGGCTGTATTTCGATGAGCGGGCGAAGGCATACCGGCTGAACGCAGGCGTCTTGCGCGACTTCTCCAGCCTGTTGGACGACCGTAGCCACGTCGCGTTCGTCCGGCCTTATCTGGAAAGCGTTTGCCGGCAAACCGGTGTTCCGACCATCGTGTCACGCGTTCTGCCGGACGGCTCGTTCGTCGTGGCCGACAAGGTCAGTGCGCCGCTGGAGATGGAGATTTCGTACCCCATCGGCCACTGGTTTCCGCGCGATGCGCCGGTGCAAATGCGCGCTCATCTCGCATGGCGGTCGCCGGACGAGATCGATGCGTGGTTTTCGCAATGGGAGCCGCATCAGTATTCCCACCGCACCGTAACCGACCGTGCCGATATTCAAACGGAACTGATCGAGACCCGCAGACGTGGCTACGCGCGCAGCATCGGAGAATTCACCGATGGATTGATGGCCCTTGCGCTGCCGATCTTTTCGCCCAATGGCGCCGTGCAGTTCATCATCAGTTGCATCTCAACTTATCCGACGCTGGTGCAGAAGGAAGCCGGCACGGTCGCCGAACTCGTTAAAGCCGCCTCGGAAATCCACGGCCTGTTCGGCAGCATCATACCGGACGATTTCCCGCGGCCGGTGGCGCGCCACGGTTCGCAGGCGCTTTAG
- the hppD gene encoding 4-hydroxyphenylpyruvate dioxygenase, which yields MGPFPHDAPPAKIDDENPAGTDGFEFVEFAHPDPAALEALFERMGYVPVARHKSKAVTVWRQGDVNYIVNAEPGSFAHRFVETHGPCAPSMAWRVVDADHAFQHAVSKGAVPYEGDDKTLDVPAVEGIGGSLLYFVTRPEDGQSPYEAEFEWLGEPDPRPEGVGFYYLDHLTHNVFRGNMDKWWAFYRELFNFRQIHFFDIEGKMTGLVSRAITSPCGKIRIPLNESRDDKSQIEEYLRKYNGEGIQHIAVGTDNIYDATDKLADNGLKFMPGPPETYYEKSHGRVTGHDEPIDRMKKHGILIDGEGVIDGGMTKILLQIFSRTVIGPIFFEFIQRKGDEGFGEGNFRALFESIEEDQIRRGVFKDESAA from the coding sequence ATGGGACCGTTTCCCCACGACGCCCCGCCGGCAAAGATCGACGATGAGAACCCCGCCGGCACCGACGGATTCGAATTCGTTGAATTCGCCCATCCCGATCCGGCGGCATTGGAAGCGCTGTTCGAGCGTATGGGCTATGTGCCCGTCGCCCGGCACAAGTCGAAGGCGGTCACAGTCTGGCGACAGGGTGATGTCAATTACATCGTCAACGCCGAACCCGGAAGCTTTGCGCACCGTTTCGTCGAAACGCACGGCCCGTGCGCCCCGTCAATGGCATGGCGCGTGGTCGACGCCGATCACGCCTTCCAGCATGCTGTATCCAAGGGTGCCGTTCCCTATGAAGGCGACGACAAGACGCTCGACGTGCCGGCGGTTGAGGGCATCGGCGGGTCGTTGCTGTATTTCGTCACGCGTCCCGAAGACGGCCAATCGCCGTATGAAGCGGAATTTGAATGGCTGGGCGAGCCCGACCCGCGCCCCGAAGGCGTCGGATTCTATTATCTCGACCATCTGACCCATAATGTTTTCCGTGGCAATATGGACAAATGGTGGGCATTCTATCGGGAGTTGTTCAATTTCCGCCAGATCCATTTCTTCGACATCGAAGGCAAGATGACCGGGCTGGTCAGCCGCGCGATCACGTCGCCCTGTGGCAAAATCCGCATTCCTTTGAACGAATCCCGCGACGACAAAAGCCAGATCGAGGAATATCTGAGGAAATACAATGGCGAAGGTATCCAGCATATCGCGGTTGGTACCGACAACATCTATGACGCGACCGACAAGCTTGCCGACAACGGGCTGAAATTCATGCCCGGCCCGCCGGAGACCTACTACGAGAAGTCACATGGCCGCGTCACCGGACATGACGAGCCGATCGACAGGATGAAAAAGCACGGCATTCTGATCGATGGTGAAGGCGTCATCGACGGCGGTATGACCAAGATCCTGCTGCAGATCTTTTCCAGAACCGTCATCGGCCCGATCTTCTTCGAGTTCATTCAGCGCAAGGGCGATGAAGGGTTCGGTGAAGGCAATTTCCGGGCCCTGTTCGAATCCATCGAGGAAGATCAGATTCGGCGCGGCGTATTCAAGGACGAGTCTGCTGCCTGA
- a CDS encoding methyltransferase domain-containing protein produces MTTANDQAPNAAGQTWNPEAYARDAGFVPVLGSAVLDLLAPTRGERILDLGCGDGVLTARLAEAGADVVGVDASPGMIAAARERGLAAHVVDGHELAFEGEFDAVFSNAALHWMSRDPAAVVAGAARALKPGGRFVAEFGGHGNVAAIVTALIAALDAQGVDGATRMPWYFPAPDAYRRVLEAHGFRIETIDLIPRPTPLPTGMTGWLRTFADPFLKGLSDSDRETVLNRATGWLATSLCDEDGHWSADYVRLRFRAARGD; encoded by the coding sequence GTGACGACTGCCAATGACCAAGCCCCTAACGCCGCCGGCCAGACCTGGAATCCCGAAGCATACGCCCGAGACGCCGGATTCGTTCCCGTCCTCGGCTCGGCGGTGCTCGACTTGCTCGCCCCGACGCGCGGCGAACGCATTCTCGATCTCGGCTGCGGCGACGGCGTTCTGACCGCCCGTCTGGCCGAGGCCGGCGCCGATGTGGTGGGCGTCGATGCTTCGCCGGGCATGATCGCCGCCGCCCGGGAACGCGGGCTTGCCGCCCATGTGGTCGACGGCCATGAACTGGCATTCGAGGGCGAATTCGACGCCGTATTCTCCAATGCGGCCCTGCACTGGATGTCCCGCGATCCCGCCGCTGTCGTGGCCGGTGCCGCCCGCGCGCTGAAACCCGGCGGCCGGTTTGTCGCCGAGTTCGGCGGCCACGGCAATGTCGCCGCCATCGTCACCGCCCTGATTGCGGCCCTCGATGCTCAGGGCGTGGACGGCGCCACCCGGATGCCGTGGTATTTTCCGGCACCTGATGCGTATCGTCGAGTGCTCGAAGCGCACGGATTCCGGATCGAGACGATCGACCTCATTCCCCGGCCGACGCCGCTGCCCACGGGCATGACCGGCTGGCTGCGTACCTTCGCCGATCCATTCCTGAAAGGCCTGTCCGACAGCGATCGCGAGACGGTCCTGAACCGCGCGACCGGATGGCTCGCCACCAGCCTGTGCGACGAAGACGGTCACTGGAGCGCCGACTACGTGCGCCTGCGGTTCCGGGCTGCGCGCGGTGATTGA